A section of the Babesia microti strain RI chromosome I, complete genome genome encodes:
- a CDS encoding molecular chaperone DnaJ (overlaps_old_locusTagID:BBM_I02830) codes for MGICLLYRAVYMSIGSKYHKCYRNFMALNKLTVITHHNLHSNIRNLHSSAALRIKDPYSVLGIPRTASVMEIKKKFRELAKKYHPDLNSSPDAKQKMAEITSAYDILSDPQKKKFYDQTGVASDDVGGHGANSGFDTSGFDAASGFGFGDSSFMFSDFAEMFSRMASGDTSSSFSGATRGDDIQTEITLKFMEAIRGCSKCIRIPAKIACDDCNGLGRQPGTGVSTCKICNGTGVQRMERGPIIIGVPCRSCSGSGQIVTHPCRACGGTGERAQTKSVQVDVPPGVRQGMQMRIPNQGHVGRRGGKPGHLFLNINIEPHSHFRWIDDNIHVDVPITLKQCLLGGTISVPTLDGVVEMQILPSSQPNSVKTLKGRGPPKMDSNTNGNLLVHLQLQLPVNMSEKQKQLIIEFDNLCEESGTCDERAWKNSKKKSFFSF; via the exons ATGGGAATCTGTCTATTGTACCGGGCGGTATACATGTCAATTGGATCCAAATATCACAAGTGTTATAGGAATTTTATGGCACTCAATAAACTTACTGTCATCACTCATCACAATTTACACTCTAACATCAGGAATCTGCACAGTTCAGCGGCACTGAGAATCAAAGACCCTTACAGCGTACTCGGAATACCAAGAACTGCCTCAGTCATGGAAATAAAGAAGAAATTTAGAGAATTggctaaaaaatatcacccAGATCTAAATTCTTCCCCTGACGCCAAACAGAAAATGGCCGAAATAACATC tGCTTATGATATACTATCAGATCCACAAAAAAAGAAGTTCTATGATCAAACTGGTGTTGCCAGTGATGATGTTGGTGGACATGGTGCCAATAGTGGATTTGACACCTCTGGCTTCGATGCTGCCTCAGGATTTGGCTTTGGAGATTCATCGTTCATGTTTAGCGATTTTGCAGAAATGTTCTCAAGAATGGCATCTGGTGATACTAGTAGTTCGTTTTCAGGCGCCACCCGTGGTGATGATATACAGACAGAAATTACACTCAAATTCATGGAAGCGATACGTGGTTGTAGCAAG TGTATAAGAATCCCAGCAAAAATTGCATGCGATGATTGTAATGGACTAGGAAGACAGCCTGGTACAGGAGTTAGTAcctgtaaaatttgtaatgGAACAG GTGTTCAAAGGATGGAGAGGGGGCCAATCATTATAGGCGTCCCATGTCGTAGTTGCAGTGGGAGTGGACAGATTGTAACCCATCCATGTCGTGCTTGTGGTGGAACTGGTGAAAGGGCACAAACTAAATCAGTACAGGTGGATGTGCCTCCGG GCGTGAGACAAGGGATGCAGATGAGAATACCAAACCAGGGTCATGTGGGTAGGCGTGGAGGCAAACCTGGccatttatttttgaatataaacaTCGAACCTCATAGCCACTTCCGCTGGATCGATGATAATATACACGTGGATGTGCCAATAACACTAAAACAATGTTTGTTGGGAGGTACGATTAGCGTTCCAACCCTGGATGGGGTTGTGGAGatgcaaattttaccaagTTCCCAGCCAAACAGTGTGAAGACGCTCAAAGGTAGGGGCCCTCCAAAAATGGATTCCAACACCAATGGGAATTTACTCGTCCACCTTCAACTACAGTTGCCTGTGAATATGAGCGAGAAGCAGAAACAATTGATCATCGagtttgacaatttgtGTGAGGAAAGTGGCACTTGTGATGAGAGAGCATGGAAGAATAGTAAGAAGAAATCGTTCTTTTCTTTCTGA
- a CDS encoding replication factor A1 (overlaps_old_locusTagID:BBM_I02835), whose amino-acid sequence MVLPRNLTLGFFNTISERIKTDGEAFLGQTHHLDPPANLLCVSQSDLPQNRILLEVLDGSVPVQYKHVCVMLVHKTSAETFAFRGKVFSFDKYKLVATKIRYLIVVSNVSILDGDYSIIVDKVKEGLTFHPSLTIQQANEKSSVHTPIGKPESNIYQKPQNLPNDINQSHQQDQVNNQYIQRQNNETQNYLGDTFKNPSANVECDTGVCRQAKIPKNDTLGPIQRKNYGIYNNISELSLYTPKWTILARIMLKSDIRKFNTPRGESQLFSLDLCDSTSEIKATLFGDAVNKWFEFFEEGKVYSISKGQIRAANKKFNHLNHPCEIILDEHAIVQNVDDDNSIPSSVFSFTKLSNIDILDQGSLIDVIGVVCQHKNIQSLQKKSLGGVIEKRDIKIVDDSGSSIWVTLWHDKATSLTDSLLDTNPIIALKNAKITDWQMRKLDVQSSTKVVINPQHPQTDLLCKWWIENGKTTIFNSVSIGGLEEEVESIDYLTKQATQIGQDANSQSKTFNVRGVIEILKENIYSWPACPGCRKKMLQEQPESPIWRCTRCNMEGSPNHTYMLNFKIVDTTQTSIWASAMGNVGEEIMGGVKAEELLAIASSEFNGKNLSNYFEDARLTEHIFKVRVQMDSFLGEFRIKYRVVKVIPLEKVLDQEIADRLAKINALLSK is encoded by the exons ATGGTTTTGCCGCGCAACTTGACTCTGGGCTtttttaatacaatttcGGAACGGATAAAAACAGACGGGGAAGCATTTCTTGGTCAAACACACCATTTGGATCCGCCAGCGAATTTATTATGTGTCAGTCAATCTGATTTGCCACAAAATCGTATACT ATTAGAAGTCCTTGATGGATCTGTACCTGTACAATATAAACATGTCTGCGTAATGCTTGTCCATAAAACTTCCGCTGAAACATTCGCCTTCAGGGGAAAAGTCTTCAGTTTTGACAAATATAAACTGGTGGCTACTAA gataaGGTACCTTATCGTAGTATCTAACGTCAGCATATTGGACGGAGATTACAGCATTATAGTTGATAAGGTTAAGGAAGGCTTGACTTTTCATCCA TCCCTGACGATACAACAGGCCAACGAGAAATCATCAGTCCATACGCCTATAGGAAAACCTGAATCCAATATATACCAAAAGCCACAAAACTTGCCTAATGATATCAATCAATCACACCAACAAGATCAAGtgaataatcaatatatacaacGCCAAAATAATGAAACACAGAACTATCTTGGAGATACTTTTAAAAATCCATCGGCAAATGTTGAATGTGATACAGGCGTATGTAGGCAAGCTAAAATTCCAAAGAACGACACTTTAGGACCAATTCAACGCAAAAATTATGG aatttataacaatatatcgGAACTGAGTTTATACACACCAAAATGGACGATCTTGGCTAGAATTATGTTAAAAAGTGACATTAGGAAATTTAATACACCACGTGGTGAATCACAATTGTTCTCGTTGGATCTTTGTGACTCTACT TCGGAAATCAAAGCTACACTGTTTGGTGATGCAGTAAATAAGTggtttgaattttttgagGAGGGAAAGGTCTATTCCATTAGCAAAGGACAAATTAGGGCGGCAAATAAAAAGTTCAACCACCTAAATCATCCATGTGAGATTATTTTGGATGAACATGCAATTGTACAGAATGTGGACGATGATAACAGCATCCCATCTAGTGT GTTCAGTTTCACAAAATTGTCCAACATAGATATTCTAGATCAAGGATCGCTGATTGATGTTATAGGTGTTGTTTGTCAACACAAGAATATACAAAGCTTGCAAAAGAAG AGCTTAGGAGGTGTGATTGAAAAAAGGGATATCAAAATTGTGGACGATTCTGGTAGCTCAATTTGGGTCACTTTGTGGCATGATAAGGCGACAAGTCTTACTGATTCACTGTTAGACACCAACCCGATCATAGCATTAAAAA ATGCTAAGATAACTGATTGGCAAATGAGAAAATTGGATGTACAAAGTTCGACGAAGGTTGTGATAAATCCACAGCATCCACAAACAGATCTACTGTGTAAATGGTGGATTGAG AATGGAAAAACGACAATATTCAATAGTGTGAGTATCGGCGGACTTGAAGAGGAGGTTGAATccattgattatttaacGAAGCAAGCAACTCAGATTGGCCAAGATGCAAATAGCCAAAGCAAAACTTTCAATGTAAGGGGGGTGATAGAAATTCTTAAAGAAAACATCTACTCTTGGCC CGCATGTCCTGGATGTCGTAAGAAAATGTTGCAGGAACAACCGGAAAGTCCAATTTGGAGATGTACTAGATGTAATATGGAAGGGTCTCCTAACCATACCTACATGCTTAATTTCAAAATCGTTGACACCACGCAAACCTCAATTTGGGCCTCTGCTATGGGGAATGTTGGAGAA GAAATTATGGGTGGGGTAAAAGCGGAGGAATTACTAGCTATTGCAAGTAGTGAATTTAACGGGAAGAATCTGTCTAATTATTTTGAGGATGCCAGACTCACA GAGCACATATTCAAAGTACGTGTGCAAATGGACTCTTTCCTTGGTGAATTTCGGATAAAGTATCGTGTGGTGAAGGTAATTCCACTGGAAAAGGTGTTGGACCAGGAGATTGCAGATAGATTGGCCAAAATTAACGCTTTGCTTTCTAAATAA
- a CDS encoding Probable 39S ribosomal protein L24 mitochondrial (overlaps_old_locusTagID:BBM_I02840;~overlaps_old_locusTagID:BBM_I02845): MSKYLKAYLQVLRLNKRKSGLPVNLKFLNFPRENLVPKPLRENNRVRKIDLAECFCLSVGDLVQVLHGQDMGKQGVVLEINRRKNTVVVDGCNMRQVFWHPKYGEVGIPSLYTQEVPIHITNVALVDPVLKKPTVVKKRHMMDGQIVRISKISGCAIPEPIDAKLLKRPRHFNDFLHKKINPPMKEIYAQKDPVSFAILESLANEIIARQSDKITAASDNNIINSTSVVSND, from the exons ATGTCAAAATACTTGAAGGCCTATTTACAGGTGCTTCGATTAAATAAGAGGAAGAGCGGTCTGCCGGTGAatctgaaatttttaaatttccCCCGAGAGAATTTGGTGCCAAAGCCACTAAGGGAGAATAATAGGGTTAGGAAGATAGATTTGGCAGAATGTTTTTGTCTAAGTGTGGGTGATTTGGTGCAAGTTTTACATGGACAAGACATGGGTAAGCAAGGAGTGGTGCTTGAGATAAATCGGAGAAAGAATACTGTTGTCGTGGATGGATGTAATATGAGACAAGTCTTTTGGCATCCAAAATATGGCGAAGTAGGGATTCCGTCGTTATATACACAAGAAGTACCAATTCACATTACAAATGTGGCCCTGGTTGATCCTGTACTAAa aaaACCTACAGTTGTTAAGAAGCGTCACATGATGGACGGCCAGATAGTTAGAATTTCCAAGATTAGCG GATGTGCTATACCAGAACCAATAGACGCAAAATTGTTGAAAAGACCCAGGCATTTCAATGattttttacacaaaaaaattaatccACCTATGAAA GAAATTTATGCACAAAAGGATCCAGTCAGTTTTGCAATACTTGAATCACTAgctaatgaaataattgcAAGACAATCAGACAAAATAACAGCCGCCAGTGATAACAACATTATTAATAGCACTAGCGTTGTTAGTAATGATTAG
- a CDS encoding Mitochondrial DNA replication protein YHM2 (overlaps_old_locusTagID:BBM_I02845) codes for MEGISGIGLFMAQGATLHMLETSTLGMPLEVWKTYMVRNPNLNTIQSFRSIYNNGVTRFWDGLSAKLFDACTKGAVLVSTKECVNNFLLSRDYDSTFAGFISGTTGGMAQAIITGPCTFMVTARVSNRDQGYLKTFRTVLKVRGFTGLYIGYWAVVTRQATNWASRQGFTEYFRSKFRNANNGSPLEYKQEIASGIMGGALSAWNHPVDLIRIKMQGSVIDGKRLKAFKIITDVLKTHGIIGLYQGVLPRMGLAIWQCLFMVTGIKLLGNRQN; via the exons ATGGAGGGTATATCCGGGATAGGGCTATTCATGGCCCAGGGTGCTACCCTTCACATGCTAGAAACATCTACTCTTGGCATGCCCCTAGAAGTTTGGAAAACATACATGGTTAG aaatccaaatttgaaCACTATTCAATCCTTCAGatcaatatacaataatggTGTTACTAGATTCTGGGACGGTTTGTCagctaaattatttgatgcATGTACCAAAGGAGCTGTACTAGTGTCTACAAAG GAATgtgttaataattttttgttatcGCGTGATTATGATTCCACATTCGCTGGATTCATCTCTGGGACTACTGGCG GCATGGCCCAGGCCATTATAACAGGACCCTGCACTTTCATGGTCACCGCTAGGGTATCTAATAGAGACCAAGGCTATCTCAAAACTTTTCGTACAGTACTAAAGGTTAGAGGATTTACT GGTTTGTACATTGGGTACTGGGCAGTGGTTACTAGACAAGCTACCAATTGGGCTTCGAGACAGGGATTTACCGAGTACTTTAGGTCAAAGTTTAGAAATGCAAACAATGGGAGCCCACTAGAGTACAAACAAGAGATAGCTTCTGGTATAATG GGAGGTGCATTATCTGCCTGGAACCACCCTGTTGATTTGATTAGAATCAAAATGCAAGGCAGCGTAATTGACGGAAAACGACTAAAAGcgtttaaaataattactgATGTGTTAAAAACACACGGAATCATCGGGTTGTATCAGGGAGTTCTGCCCAGGATGGGGTTAGCTATATGGCAGTGCCTGTTCATGGTAACAGGGATTAAGCTTTTGGGTAACAGACAAAATTAA
- a CDS encoding VIT family (overlaps_old_locusTagID:BBM_I02850), which yields MEDSAIYISSLNGQDMTYYMSNFDHSEYHKGASGEYLKIIVFGGLDGIVTIFAIISGCIGASIDPIKIIFIGLGNLFADGLSMGLGEFASHKAEMDYIDSEMKRETWEIEYFPEEEKNEMYNIYTTRYGFSDEDAKSLVNLTFKNKRFFLEHMMVEELGLIANGDDKSSPVKRALIMFLSFMIFGIIPLVGFSLSILVPHTDYLKTIQSLTTGLSSITSLSVLGYFKGYFVGNKPLLSSLTMVATGVLAGGAAFCIGILCPT from the exons ATGGAAGACAGCGCCATATACATTTCGAGTCTGAATGGTCAAGACATGACCTATTACATGTCAAATTTCGATCATTCCGAGTATCACAAGGGCGCATCCGGggaatatttaaaaattattgtatttggCGGCCTGGATG GTATAGTCACAATTTTTGCCATAATTTCTGGATGCATTGGGGCTTCTATTGATCCTATAAAAATCATATTCATTGGATTAGGCAATCTGTTTGCAGATGGCCTCTCCATGGGTTTGGGAGAG TTCGCAAGCCATAAGGCCGAAATGGATTACATTGATTCTGAGATGAAGAGGGAGACATG GGAGATTGAGTATTTTCCGGAAGAGGAAAAGAATGAAATGTACAACATTTACACCACACGTTATGGATTTAGTGACGAAGACGCCAAATCATTGGTGAATCTGACCTTCAAAAACAAGAGATTCTTCCTAGAGCACATGATGGTTGAGGAATTGGGTTTGATTGCCAATGgtgatgataaatcatcaCCTGTGAAGCGCGCTTTAATTATGTTTCTTAGCTTCATGATTTTTGGCATAATACCACTAGTAGGATTTTCATTGTCCATACTAGTTCCACATACAGATTACTTGAAGACTATACAATCGCTAACTACAGGGTTATCGTCAATAACCTCCCTCTCAGTGTTGGGTTATTTCAAG GGCTATTTTGTAGGAAACAAACCACTATTGTCATCACTAACAATGGTGGCTACTGGCGTACTGGCAGGGGGGGCTGCTTTCTGCATTGGAATTCTTTGCCCTACCTAG